A single region of the Vicia villosa cultivar HV-30 ecotype Madison, WI linkage group LG4, Vvil1.0, whole genome shotgun sequence genome encodes:
- the LOC131596705 gene encoding uncharacterized protein LOC131596705, with translation MLSFSRFVPRFFTLSPFKSHSSSSTFLNTTTMGSLSVFEQQTIQYPILRRDDSVVDNYHGVDIPDPYRWLENPDAEEVKEFVQQQVALTDSVLKTIDVRAKLGDTIKKVYDHPRYSAPFKRDDKYFYFHNTGLQSQSVLYVQDSLEGEAEVLLDPNVLSEDGTVSLNSLSVSKDAKFLAYGLSSSGSDWATIKVMRVHDKVVQPDTLSWVKFSSTSWTHDSKGFFYSRFPAPTIKDGDVVDAGTETDTNLYHELYYHFLGTDQSQDILCWRDPHNPKYMFDGTVTDDGKYVILIISEGCDPVNKIYYFDLSELPDGLEGFRNEKSFLPFVKLIDNFDASYEPVANDDTVFTFLTNKDAPKYKLVRVDLKEPNTWTDVIQESETDVLKSAFAVNGNQLIVSYLSDVKFVLQVRDLETGSLQHQIPIDIGTVSEISARRQDSVVFIAFSSFLTPGIIYQCNLGGTQIPDMKIFREIEVPGFDRSEFQVNQVFVPSKDGTKVPMFIVARKDITLNGSHPCLLYGYGGFNISLTPNFNVSRIVIARHLGSVFCLANIRGGGEYGEKWHKAGALSNKQTCFDDFISAAEYLVSAGYTQPKKLCIEGGSNGGLLVGACINQRPDLFGCALAHVGVMDMLRFHKFTIGHTWTTEFGSSDKEEEFHWIIKYSPLHNVRRPWEQHPNKSVQYPSTMLLTADHDDRVVPLHSLKLLATLQHVLVTSLDKSPQTNPIIARIECNAGHGAGRPTQKIIDEAADRYGFMAKMLEAHWIE, from the exons atgttgtcattttcacgTTTCGTTCCTCGTTTTTTCACATTATCACCATTCAAAtctcattcttcttcttctacattccTCAACACAACAACAATGGGTTCACTTTCTGTCTTTGAACAACAAACCATTCAATATCCTATTCTTCGTAGAGATGACTCCGTTGTTGACAACTATCACGGTGTTGACATTCCCGACCCTTACCGGTGGCTTGAAAATCCTGATGCAGAAGAAGTTAAAGAGTTTGTACAACAACAGGTTGCTTTAACGGATTCAGTGTTGAAGACAATCGATGTTAGAGCTAAACTTGGTGATACAATCAAAAAAGTATATGATCATCCTCGTTATAGTGCTCCTTTCAAAAGAGATGATAAATACTTTTACTTTCATAATACTGGTCTTCAATCTCAGAGTGTCCTCTATGTTCAG GATAGTTTGGAGGGTGAAGCAGAGGTTTTGCTTGACCCTAATGTTCTCAGTGAAGATGGCACAGTTTCACTCAACAGCTTATCTGTTAGCAAAGATGCTAAGTTTTTGGCTTATGGACTCAGTTCCAGTGGTAGTGATTGGGCTACTATAAAGGTCATGCGTGTTCATGACAAGGTTGTGCAACCTGATACTTTGTCTTGG GTGAAGTTTTCTTCTACTAGTTGGACACATGATAGCAAAGGTTTCTTTTACAGCCGCTTTCCGGCTCCAACAATCAA GGATGGAGATGTAGTAGATGCTGGGACTGAGACTGATACTAACCTTTATCATGAGCTATATTATCATTTTCTCGGTACCGATCAATCACAAGATATTCTGTGCTGGAGAGATCCTCACAACCCTAAATATATGTTTGATGGAACTGTCACCGATGACGGAAAG TATGTTATTCTCATTATTTCAGAGGGGTGTGATCCAGTCAACAAAATATATTACTTCGACTTGTCGGAACTTCCTGATGGTTTGGAAGGTTTTCGAAATGAGAAATCCTTCCTCCCTTTTGTCAAGCTTATTGATAACTTTGATGCAAGTTATGAACCTGTTGCAAATGATGACACTGTGTTTACATTTTTGACTAATAAAGATGCTCCAAAATATAAACTAGTCCGGGTTGATTTGAAAGAACCAAATACTTGGACTGATGTTATTCAAGAATCTGAAACAGATGTGCTCAAGTCAGCATTTGCTGTAAACGGTAACCAACTAATTGTGAGCTACTTGAGTGATGTGAAATTTGTTCTACAAGTAAGAGACTTAGAAACAGGTTCCCTGCAGCATCAAATACCAATTGACATTGGCACAGTTAGTGAAATTTCTGCAAGGCGTCAAGATAGTGTGGTTTTCATTGCCTTTTCAAGCTTTTTGACTCCTGGTATCATATATCAGTGTAACCTGGGGGGAACACAGATTCCTGATATGAAGATATTTCGTGAGATTGAGGTCCCTGGGTTTGATCGCTCAGAATTTCAGGTCAATCAG GTTTTTGTGCCTAGTAAAGACGGAACGAAGGTACCGATGTTCATTGTTGCAAGAAAGGATATAACTTTGAATGGTTCACACCCTTGTTTGTTATACGGATATGGTGGTTTTAACATCAGTCTTACACCAAATTTCAATGTCAGTCGTATTGTCATTGCAAGACATTTAGGTTCTGTTTTTTGCTTAGCAAATATTCGTGGTGGTGGAGAATACGGAGAGAAATGGCATAAAGCAGGAGCCCTTTCAAATAAGCAAACATGCTTTGACGACTTCATTTCTGCAGCTGAATACCTTGTATCTGCCGGTTATACCCAACCCAAAAAGTTATGCATCGAAGGTGGAAGCAATGGTGGACTTCTTGTTGGCGCTTGCATTAATCAG AGACCTGATCTTTTTGGTTGTGCACTGGCTCATGTTGGTGTTATGGACATGTTACGGTTCCACAAATTCACTATAG GTCATACTTGGACCACAGAATTTGGCAGTTCTGACAAGGAGGAAGAATTTCATTGGATAATCAA GTACTCGCCATTGCATAATGTCCGGAGACCATGGGAACAACATCCAAATAAGTCAGTCCAGTATCCATCGACAATGCTATTGACAGCTGATCATGATGATCGTGTGGTGCCATTGCATTCATTGAAGCTATTAGCG ACCTTGCAGCATGTCCTTGTCACTAGCCTGGATAAAAGTCCTCAGACGAACCCTATAATTGCTCGAATTGAATGCAATGCTGGACATGGAGCTGGACGTCCCACGCAGAAAATT ATTGATGAAGCCGCTGACCGGTACGGTTTTATGGCAAAGATGTTAGAGGCTCATTGGATTGAGTAG